The following is a genomic window from Apodemus sylvaticus chromosome 10, mApoSyl1.1, whole genome shotgun sequence.
tgggaggcaggggcaagtagatgtctttgagtttgaggcctggtcaATAGACTGATTTTTaggatagtcagagctacacagagaaaccttgtcttgaaaaaccaggaaggaaggaaaggagggagggagggagggaaggaggaaaagaaaagaaaaagaaggcttaGCTTCCCTAGAAGCAATGCATTACTAGACAATGAATATTTCTGAGGTGTAGCCTTACATGAGATCCTTAGGTCTGGTCCCTTAATCTTGTCATCTTGGCCTAAGTggtattttttggtttgttgctgTATGTTGTCAGTACAGCCTAGCACCCCAACTAGAGGCCTGAAAGCACTGGGTCTGCCCAATCACAGAcaggaacctctgaaactgcGATCTAAACGACTCTCTCTCTTCAGAAGTTAATTATTCAGAAACAGTAAACTGTCAGGAAATCTGCAAGAATAACCAGCTAGCAGTGAAGCTGGGCgggggtggtgcacgcctttaatcccagcacttgggaggcagaggcaggcctcttctgagttcgaggtcagcctggtctacagagtgagttccaggacagccagggctacatagagaaaccctgtcttgaaaaaccaaagaccaaccaaccaaccaaaaacccaaaacaaaacaagctagcAGTGAATTCTTTTGCGCTCAGACCCTCTCTCAGTCCCTAGCACGAGCTGGCCTCGAGTCTGCACTCCTCTTGCTTCAGTCTCACAAGTGCACGTGCAGACTGTGAGCACATGTCACCAGTTTGGGTTCCTAATGACTAGGGAATCGCCTGGCAGACCAGGCTACAGGCTGTGAGTGCTCACCTCTTGCTCACAGGTGAAATCATCAGCTTTGCTTGAGCTAAGCCCATCCCCTTCAACGGTATCAGGGCtctcagaggaaggaaaaggatccACTATGATACTGCACCAGACCCGAGGCCCAAACTGCTGGCCTTTGTGAGAGAGACGCCAGTGTGAAGTGTATGTCCCCTCCAAGGTTGGGGCGATGAACTCCACAGACACAACTCCGATGTGGCCAGCCTTCAAGCACGGAACCAAAACATCCTTCTTCTCTGTAGAAGCCAGAGTCAGGTTTCCCCACATGAACTTGAGCTGAAAGGAACAGGAGGACGATTGTCAGCGGCACCCTCTGCTTCTACACACCCATCTTCACCCTCGGTGGGGAAACGTACCTTTGTGTCTGTGTTCCATTTCACGTTCCCCGTGTTTTTCATCCTCCAGTGTTTGATAAACTTGGTTCCTGGCTGAAGATGAGTCCCATCAGGCAAATTCTCATCCACGAATGCTGCACTGAGTGTTGGCATAACAGGGGCACAGGGCTGCAAAGGAAGCCTGGACAGAGATGCAGATGCTGAGTCACTTGCTACTGCTGTGATGGCCTCCAATTATGGGGCACTGTGACTCCAGAGAAGGGTGTACTAACACCCTTGACTTAAATACCAATACTATTTAGGCTGAGCCGCAGAGAAAGCTCAGCTGGGAAATGTGTTTTCCACGAAAGCTCAGAGACCTGAGATCAATCCCCAGAATGCTTAAGATCAAAGAAGAGAACGGATCCCACCAGCATGCGTGTCAAGGCACACAGGCCCagatgcccccccaccccccatcaaaTCCCAGGTCATAAAACAAAGATACGCTGCCTAAAGGGTAATTATAAATGTACACAAATATAGGGTAATTACAAGTGTTCATAAATATAACTGGAGACATGCTCCTTGGTTCCAACTCTGCCAGACTACCTCCAGAAAAGGGAAGTCTGAATTATCCCTGTTCTAAGCCTTATTAGTTCTTGCTTTCTGAATGAGGCATCAGAGCTGAGTGTCAACAATAACTCCTGAACCAGCCTGGAAGACAATGGGAAGCTTAAAACAGGTGGGTGCCAGGCAACACAACAGGTACAACAGATGGTTTAAATTCCCGTTTGAGAGCTGGCTGGGGAGCCACAGCCCTGCCCCAGCCTCGGACTCACATCAGGGTGGTAGACGGCTGCAGGCTCTCGGGCCGGCCCAGAGGGGACTTGGGACTCTGAAGTCCGTGAATCGAATTCCACAGATgaatcttcctgtggagtttaaGCTGCTTTTTAAGCTCCTTGACCTCTGCCTTCCGCTGTTTCTTCTCAGCCCGCAgcctttgtttttctgctttcacaAAGTTCTTATCCACCTGTTTTTGGAGCCTGTAGGATAATGAATGAATACCTTGGGTATTCAATGTTAGCatctagtttcttttttcttttttaaagattttatgaagactcagtgaaacagtattcggcaaaaccagaagggggaagagggaaggggtgggtggaaggacaggggaagagaagggggcttacgggactttcggggagtggggggctagaaaaggggaaatcatttgaaatgtaaataaattatattgaattaaaaaataaaaaaaaacaataaaaaaaggttttatgtatgtatgtatgaatgtatgtatgtatgtatgtatgtatgtatgtatgtacgtgagTACATTGCTGCTcttttcagagacaccagaagagggcactggatcccattatagatggttgtgagctaccaggtggttgccaagaatcaaactcaggacctttggaagagcagtcagtgttcttaaccactgagccagctctccagcccagcatctagtttctttatttctttcatattCATCATTTCCATCTGATGAGTTTCAGATAACTGTTTCATTATTACATATCATTTGAGAAGGAGCAAAGGAAGGAGACTATTAATAATTTTGTGAAACTATATATAGCCTGGTCTAAAACTCAGGATGGTGCTGAGTGCTGGGCATTATATCTGATTTGATTTTTTcctgagataaggtttctctttgtgtagctgtggctgtcctggaactcgctctatagaacaggttggccttgaactcacagagaactctGATTCCCTCTGTCTTGTGATTTAAAGGCATCTGGctagacttttaaaaaagatcggggctagtgagatggctcagtggttaggatcaccaactgctcttctggaggtcataagttcaaatctcagcaaccacatggtggctcacaaccatctgtaatgagaaacaaataacctaTGGGCTCGATCgagcaggaagggaggaaaaaagaaaaaaagattaattcatgtgtatgagtgtttgctttaatatgtatgtgtaccacatgtgtgcctgatgcccatgCAGGCCAGAAACGTGTGtctgatcccttggaactggaagtacaggctgttgtgagctgccacagtggatgctgggaaatgaaccagGGTCCTTGGcaaagcagcaggtgctcttaccATCAGCTAGCTCTTCAGCCCACTCAGATATTGTCAACAGCAGTACTTTGTGTCAGCAGAGTCAAGAAGCTAAGTAGATGAGCAGCCACAAGTGTATAGCTTTACCTGACTTGTTCCAAAGCAACAGGCAGACGAGGAGTGGAATACTTTGAGTAGAAAAATGGCTCAGAGGAAATCGCAACAGGTCTCCGCAACTTTAGCAAAACATGGTTAATGTCGTGGGTGTAAGGTCCAGCTTCGCAACCTTCACAAATGTTGTAGGACGGGCACAGGCTGTGTGAAAAGACCCACAGAGTAAAACCTCACAGCAGGAAGTCCCCGGAGCAGAGAGGAGCGGACCAGATTACGCTTTATGTTTGCTCCATTACCAGCTGCATGGTGACTTTCAATTGCCACTTGGCTATGCCAAGGCATAAGTTCCTCAGTCCAATGTGAAAAGTAACTCCTGCTCAGGCCTATTTCCATGAAGTAGTTTATGGAAAGAAGATAcaagaacattttgaacaagaGGGTGTGGGCGTGTGTCTATCCTTAGTGACCTAATTTTGACTGAGGGAACTTAATTGCCTGATTCTGTTAATCCAAATGTGTATCTGAATAGCACTGTCAATAGTTCCCACTAAGGCCACAACGCATGCAAATGAGGAGGAGCTTGTGCTTCTAAGTCAAAGCGTCATTACTTACTGCTGGAGAAAGAAGAGTCACAGCTTCCCCTAAACTTCCCAGAATGCTAGTCAACCACTGCTTCTGCCCGGGAACTGCTTACCTACACTGGTAGCGCACACCGACGATCCGCTTTTGGCAGTGGCTACAAGCAATATGCCAGCTGAACTGGTTCTCTGGCAAAAACAGGGTTTCCTCTGAAATAGGCATTGAGACGTCTGAGGGTGCGGAGCCCAAGGGTGGCTTCTGGAGGACAAGCTTCTCCTGCAACCTCTGTTCAAGCTTCTCCACCGTTTCCTTAACTACTTGTTCTCTGAACTACAATGCAGAACAGAAGGTAGGGACCTCAGTTCCTGCACCAGGCAGAGTGAGACGAAAACAGCTCTGGTTCCCTGTCTCTGGTGTAACTCAAGAACATGGCTAATGGGTACCGGAGGAATGCATAGAAATGTAGTAAGTCTCTGCCTCTTGTAGAAGCTGATTTTTCCTGGGGACAAAGCTGTTACTGTGTCCTTCTCAAGCACagacatctgtctgtctctctcacacacttagAACCAGATTGTCTCTTTTTATGATGCTTCAGGCAAAGGATAGAACTTCCTTCTCTACATTTGCTCTATGTCAGAAGTCATAGCTGCCACTCCcctgcagcagagactgaagccaTCTGGGTTCAGCTTTCCACCTGGGCCAACAGTGCTGCTAAAACCCAGGTTAGAAAGGACACTCACCATCTCCAGGTAGCTTGTAAACCAATCTGGGGGCTGGTCCTGATGCTGCTCTGTGccacatggagctggagaacatggcTGGGAGAAAATACAGGAGACGCGACTTTTTCTAagtttttctaaaatgtattatttctttaatgaaaGGTCAAAAGCATGTGACATGCAagtaggggtttttttttgtgtgtgtgtgtgtgtgtgaaagaatacaaaagaaaatcGAAATATGTATTCCAGTTATTTCCCTTTCTCTAGAAGTAATCTTTTTGAGGCAGACTCACTGGCCTGGAAGAAGCCAACTAGGCTAGGCTAGCTGTCCTGCAAGCCCCAAGGAACCTTCTGCTTCTTCAGTCCTGAGATGACACATGAATGACACCCGGCTTTTATGTGAGTCTGGGTACACATGTGGCAATCAGAGGACAGCACTGGGTGTTGGTTCTTCCTTCCACCTCAGAGTCCTTTTCTACTGTTCACTACTGCACATGCCAAGGTAGCTGGCGGGTCGGCTTTCAGAGATCCTCCCATCTCTGCTTTCCATCTTCCCACAGGAGCACTGGGTTTACAGACACATCAGGGTTACCACATGAACTATGTGAATTGGGGGGATTGGAACTCATGCACTCATTCTTGCACACCACCTCTTTACcagtaagccatctctctagcttttgggggtttttttttggatttggttttttcgagacagggtttcttggtgtagccctggctgtcctggaactcactctgtagaccaggctggccttgaacttagaaatccacctgcctctgcctcccagagtgctgggagctTCTTAGTTttttaacatgggttctggggatcaaactcagggtatTGTGCTTTCAAAGCTATTTCCTGAGCGTCCTTGCCCAAATCTTTGATGACTGTTGAAATGTTCTATGAGACAATGAGCTGTAAGGTTAGGGTTAGACAGACAGGCGCCACCATCTTCAGACCTCCGCTGTAGGCTCCTCTGTGGTCTTCATATCTGATCCCACGACTTTCACCAGCGAGGAGTAATGTGCGAGTGGCTTCTTCCCAGCCTTGGCAGCCCCTTGTTTTTCTACAGTCTTGGGGGTCGCTTCATCTACGACACGGCGCCGTTCATGGCGCCGTTCATGGCGCCGCTCATGGACTTGCATCTGTAGTTGATTTCCTTGCTTAATGTTAGCCATCTAAAAGTGTTACAAGAgcatgttacaaaataaaaatacattgtgaTTCTCCTTTTCCAAATGAAATGTCAAAGCATCAAAACACAGAAGCAGTAAACTATGCTAtgatttttgtttgcattttttttttccgagacagggtttctctatgtagccctggctgttctgaaactctgtagaccaggctggcctcaaactcagaaatcagcctgcctctgcctcccaagtgctgggattaaaggcagccAGAGCCACCAATACCCTGCCCTTTGTTTGCATTTCTAAGTGAACAGTAAGAGTACCCTTAATTAAACTTAACCCTTGAGTGACAAGATGCCACTAGTGGAAAATTAGCACCTGGCATTTTACGACCAGCAGTATCCAAAATACTATATACTAAGGATACTGTAGAAAAGTACCTCTAGGCTATGTAAAGTGTATATGACacaaataaatttcaaatttagCCTTGGAACCCATTGCTAAGATATCTCATTATGAATGTACAAACACCcccaaatcaaatttaaaaaaccgAAGCATATCTGGTCCCAAGCATTTTAGATGAAGATAGCCTCTACATTAATAGCTAGCCTGATGTTTGTCAAGAATATTACGGACAAATGGCTTTAGGAAGTTAAAATTTGAAGAAATTGTTAGGTGAGCTTTTGCTATTTACTGGGTTCCTCTTTAATTATTTTGTCTGCCTGTTCTGACATGGGGTCTGCCTTGATTGCCCTGGCGAGCATCCAGCccaagatcttcctgcttcacccTCTGAGGTGTGTATTACCTGTTAACTGCTTGTTCTGTAACATATTAACTCTAATCTCAACTTTCTAAAACAGAATTAATTCCAGACTGATACTAATCATGGATACTTAAAGCTATCCCATATAGTTAAGCACCGACTTCCCCTAACCTAGTACTTTAGAAAGCAAGCTAAAGCAGCTGTCTCTGTGAAGAACATCTTCCTGATAAAGTATTATGGAAACTCCAAGAAGCTGTTTGGGTTTCATGAAGGTTTATAAATGTTTAAGGAAAATTAGCGATTGAATAACTAAGAGTCTAGTAGCCCCCTCTGTCCCATAACTGCTGCTTCTTTACCTATCAACAGTCTTAAGATTCCTATTAGGATGGGATATCGGACACTTGTCAGCACACATGAGGGTCTGAGTTAGCACAGcatggcaaaaaagaaaaaaatcacctaaAATTTCCTgtacacaaaatattttatttgaaactaGGTTTTGTTCTGTTGCCCAGGTTATCCCTAAATTAGGTTTAAACAGTCCTcttgccatctctctctctctctttttttttttttgtctttgagacacaATCTTGCTAACACAACCTAATTTGTCTTTGAACTCAATGATCCAGCACCTTGGTCTCTGGAGTGCTAGCATTATAGAAATGTCCCACCATGCCCAGGGCTGCTgctgctttatttattattttatttgagtactCTATCTGCACGTACACcagcatgccagaagagggcatcagatcccattacaaatggttgtgagccaccatgtggttatgtgggaattgaacttaggacctggAAGAATAGCtagtactcttaacccctgaggcTTCTTTTTAAGATGGTGGCACTAAGACCCAAAATGAGATGACACATCATCTTGAACTGTAGTAGGAACTGTCTGCTGCTGAGTCACCTGCCCTACTTACCACAGACCCCCTAACTCACGGGTATCATTCTACTTTTTCTTAGTACTTTCCAGGGGAGTTTAGATTTCAGTaagtatttttcaaattatttggaAATAATATTTAAGTAACATTACCTTAAGTGCTTCTTCATATTCTCctaaaggaacaaaacaaaacagtgatttttttttttgaccagttTTACAAATTACACTGAATATCATCTACCTTACAGTTAActgattttttggggggtggaaGAGTCtagctatgtagctcaggctgacgtCAAACTTAATCTTAtgtgtgttgggattacagaagGGTCATACTATACTTGGCTAATCTTATAGTTCTATTGTAAAACATAAAGACTATAGTTAATAATGATGTATTATATTGAAAATTCTTGCCATAGATTGCAGCTACCATCACCCTGAAGTGGCAGGCGGGTGTGTAGGGTAGCAACTGTGAGATgatgcatattttaatttttttaaattaaaaaatgctgaggcacgccgggcggtggtggcaccggcctgtaatcccagcactctgggaggcagagagaggcaggcggatttctgagttcgaggccagcctggtctacagaatgagttccaggacagccagggctacacagagaaaccctgtctcgaaaaaaaccaaaaaaaaaaaaaaaaaaaaaaaaaaaaaaaaaatgctgaggcAACCTTTGAAAGCCACCTGTATATATTGTCTATCAATGTTGTACTTCTTAAAAGtatataacttatttttaaaatcctacTTAAATTCTTAGAATCTTCATATATGGACTcccttattattattgttattatccgGTGCTCTTCCTCCTGGCCATAACAAGATTTCATTCCTGGCCTCTTCCCCTATAGCTATGACAACCAGAGCACAGCGATACAGTGGTAGCCAGGACTTTGGCATTGGAGCTATTGCCACTCCACTGAGGTGTCAGGAGACCCTTGCCTGAGATTCTACTCCTTTCACTAGCTGcaagaggtctggagagatgatagCCTATTTACACAAGTTGAGGATGGCTAAAAGCAGGTCCTGATGATACAGTAAGATTGCAAACCATGATGGGGTGGGACCTTGCAGAGAACTAGCTGTTTATATGTTCTCATACACTCTTGCTCTGCTCTGCAAGAAAGCCCAACAAACTCATTGCTtccaccaagttggactttggtgagATTATACTTTGATCTGTTGTTGGTGCCTTCTGGTGTGGCATCTCCTCTGGAAGTTACTGCAGAGTGACCCAATGCCGAGAAGCTACTGCAAGGCATCTTCTTCTCAAGTCCCTCTGTGTTGCTCTGGCCTTCTAAAGTACAAAATATCAACCCCAATCCTCTAACTGTACTTTGTGAAGCCTAAGATTCAGTGAAGTTCCTGGACTGTGGTAAGACTGTCATTTTACTTGGTTCACATAAAATTGTAGGGACTACAACCAATTGTCTGACAAACACAGACATGATTTGCCTGTGCACTGATATTCACATATATGCCAGATCAAAAACAAATGCAACACTAGCAGAATGAGTTGTGACAAACTGGCTGTGTATCATTTTCAGAAGATCAGCATTTAACTACCATGTTGGATAAGACCTGTCCTGGGATAGTACAAATGTATGATCTTCTATTAAAAACACTGGTATACAATAAAAGTCCTACGAGGCTGGGATGTAGCGGAGCTGGTAGAGTGCATACAGTGGGGGTGGAGGCAGAGAATCATaaggtcatcctaggctacacACTGAGTTAGAAGTAAGCTGGAGATAtcctgagaccctgcctcagtaagaaaaaagaatctcCTACAAAGCTAATGCCACAGATGACTGGGTACAACACTGGTTTACAGAATACCAAATTCTATTCTAAAACATATGCTAGAGCAAAGCATAATTTAAATAGAAACACCTTAATGGGCAGAttaatttgttttgaaacagggtttcactatgtggTCCAGACTGCCTTTAAActaaggatcctcctgcctcagcctcctcagtattGAACTTAAAGACAGGTATTCCCATGTCAGGCAAATTTTAAGTAAAGCTAACAAGATTTTTCTTAGGAACTTACCTTGACTATTGATGGATAtctatgaagagaaaaaaaagcaacagtTAATTCTAAGTCTCATCACCTGAGCATTTTGTTTCATAGCAAACACTCAGGTTAGGTGGTCAGCATTCCAACAACTGTGCAAATAATGTGCTCTGTTTTAtcttagtgtttttgttttgttttgtttttgtttttgagacagggtttctctgtgtagccctggctgtcctggagatcattctatagactaggctggcctcaaacttagaaattcacatgcctctgcctcccaagtgatgggattagaggtgtgtgccaccactgcccggctatcttagtggtattaacatgtagcatagTGTAGGCTAGGAGCATCGGATCTGGGGCCCCTACTTCAGTACTTTTGTGCCTTTGGGCAAGATTCCTAACCTCTCTGAGCTTCTGCTTTCTTATGGTAAAAGATGATGATGCACCCGATACCACTATTGCTAGTCTATACACTTTAACCACTTCATAAACTATCCCTATTTAGCTCCACCATCATCATAAACTAAATGATAGCCTTGCTATAATTTTAGGTTCTTTCTCTGATATTCTTCATGTTGCTTTCCCATTTCTCAACTCCAGCTCAGATGCCAATAGTTTTtgatgttgttgctgttttgagacagggttcctctgtgcagctctggctgtcctggaactctctttgtagaccagactggcctcagagatctgcctgcctctgcctccctgccctgtctTCATGAAGTATACAAATATCAAATgcatttagtttttctttcttctgtctccataCCCCAATAGCTCTCTGAGACAGTGCTTTGTTCTACAGTCCAGGGGCTTAAACTTCCCAAGCACTGGAAAGGCAGGTATAAGCCGTTAAAATGGGCTTTATTCTGAACTTTTAAGTTCTGTTTCACCCTGGAAAAGGTTCCtgttctaatatctaataatGGAGTTCACAGATACTTTACCTCCTCATTTTCCTCATCCAGGTATTTTATTTGGATAGTATTCAGATCAAATGAAACTTTTACCTGCAAATGAAACAACTGGTTTAGTGTATCTCactatataaaattaaacattttaactttCTTTCATTGAATATGAACTTTCCAAACATGACCAGCATTAGCTTaaatgatggagctggagagtaCTGTGCGTAAGCTACCAGTAGTGTGGTGGAACTGTGGACCTTTCCAAGACCACAGCTCTTGCAGCCTGCAGATAGCAGCCCATGAATCTCCTCTAACTTACATATTGAGGCAAAACctcttgaacccagagctcaccaatttGGCTAGTCAACCAGTTTGCTTCCAGGATGCCCTGTATGGGCTTCCTAAGTAACTGATTACAGACAGGTCATAGCATGCACCTTACAtttgtatgggtgctgggaatccaaacccTGGTGCTCACATCTGTATGGTAAGGGCTTAACCCTAGGAGCCCCTGCCCGCCCCTTCtgttcattcttttcttctgctGGGGACCCAATGCAGAGCTCTGGAAATGCTGAGCCCTTCCTTCACCAAGGGACATAACACCTTAATATAGTTTTAGAAATAAGTACAAACAGACTAAGAGAAAACATCTGCAAGTGGTAATAGATAAAGGGGTAAAActtgcaatacacacacacacacacacacacacacacacacacacagactcactcaTGAAAACCGACTGTAGGAGGAATAATCCAGTGCCCAGGACAATGGTGCACCTCCTTAGGCTTTTATTCCcagcaagcaggaggcagaggcaggtgaatgtctgaggcaggtggatgcctgtgtgtttgaga
Proteins encoded in this region:
- the Nbr1 gene encoding next to BRCA1 gene 1 protein isoform X5, whose product is MEPQVTLNVTFKNETQSFLVSDPENTTWADVEAMVKVSFDLNTIQIKYLDEENEEISINSQGEYEEALKMANIKQGNQLQMQVHERRHERRHERRRVVDEATPKTVEKQGAAKAGKKPLAHYSSLVKVVGSDMKTTEEPTAEPCSPAPCGTEQHQDQPPDWFTSYLEMFREQVVKETVEKLEQRLQEKLVLQKPPLGSAPSDVSMPISEETLFLPENQFSWHIACSHCQKRIVGVRYQCSLCPSYNICEGCEAGPYTHDINHVLLKLRRPVAISSEPFFYSKYSTPRLPVALEQVRLQKQVDKNFVKAEKQRLRAEKKQRKAEVKELKKQLKLHRKIHLWNSIHGLQSPKSPLGRPESLQPSTTLMLPLQPCAPVMPTLSAAFVDENLPDGTHLQPGTKFIKHWRMKNTGNVKWNTDTKLKFMWGNLTLASTEKKDVLVPCLKAGHIGVVSVEFIAPTLEGTYTSHWRLSHKGQQFGPRVWCSIIVDPFPSSESPDTVEGDGLSSSKADDFTCEQEEAFLLAEEEIPLGEVAKQIEGTGASAPQKTQHAASERGLYIPSVDLLTAQDLLSFELLDINIVQELERVPHNTPVDMTPCMSPLPHDSPLIEKPGLGQIQEESEGAGCKAPPDPTVSSKRKTETPAAVEETEEDLSGTQFVCETVIRSLTLDAAPDHNPPYRQRSPQRELQLYSTEEQQPLALPGFCRKDSSLKFALPEGGPRGDEREEIVHIVEEEVVEEEEEVQDEEVQSQSSASSEDYIIILPECFDTSRPLGDSMYSSALSQPGLERGAEGEPGIESGQEPAEARERLPERESQPQEQSIRDSLTTSQPLDMVPLVPEVAGLPAALSRSAPCGQYEPSGVDSPVTMEEVPPVPDPIRGEPRGSTGLANSRQRSCDHSSPSFLKIRPQP
- the Nbr1 gene encoding next to BRCA1 gene 1 protein isoform X3 — its product is MEPQVTLNVTFKNETQSFLVSDPENTTWADVEAMVKVSFDLNTIQIKYLDEENEEISINSQGEYEEALKMANIKQGNQLQMQVHERRHERRHERRRVVDEATPKTVEKQGAAKAGKKPLAHYSSLVKVVGSDMKTTEEPTAEPCSPAPCGTEQHQDQPPDWFTSYLEMFREQVVKETVEKLEQRLQEKLVLQKPPLGSAPSDVSMPISEETLFLPENQFSWHIACSHCQKRIVGVRYQCSLCPSYNICEGCEAGPYTHDINHVLLKLRRPVAISSEPFFYSKYSTPRLPVALEQVRLQKQVDKNFVKAEKQRLRAEKKQRKAEVKELKKQLKLHRKIHLWNSIHGLQSPKSPLGRPESLQPSTTLMLPLQPCAPVMPTLSAAFVDENLPDGTHLQPGTKFIKHWRMKNTGNVKWNTDTKLKFMWGNLTLASTEKKDVLVPCLKAGHIGVVSVEFIAPTLEGTYTSHWRLSHKGQQFGPRVWCSIIVDPFPSSESPDTVEGDGLSSSKADDFTCEQEEAFLLAEEEIPLGEVAKQIEGTGASAPQKTQHAASERGLYIPSVDLLTAQDLLSFELLDINIVQELERVPHNTPVDPTVSSKRKTETPAAVEETEEDLSGTQFVCETVIRSLTLDAAPDHNPPYRQRSPQRELQLYSTEEQQPLALPGFCRKDSSLKFALPEGGPRGDEREEIVHIVEEEVVEEEEEVQDEEVQSQSSASSEDYIIILPECFDTSRPLGDSMYSSALSQPGLERGAEGEPGIESGQEPAEARERLPERESQPQEQSIRDSLTTSQPLDMVPLVPEVAGLPAALSRSAPCGQYEPSGVDSPVTMEEVPPVPDPIRGEPRGSTGLANSRQRSCDHSRHHNGSSIAGGLVKGALSVAASAYKALFSGPPVTAQPIVSEDQTTALMAHLFEMGFCDRQLNLRLLRKHNYNILQVVTELLQVNNNDWYSHRY
- the Nbr1 gene encoding next to BRCA1 gene 1 protein isoform X6, which gives rise to MEPQVTLNVTFKNETQSFLVSDPENTTWADVEAMVKVSFDLNTIQIKYLDEENEEISINSQGEYEEALKMANIKQGNQLQMQVHERRHERRHERRRVVDEATPKTVEKQGAAKAGKKPLAHYSSLVKVVGSDMKTTEEPTAEPCSPAPCGTEQHQDQPPDWFTSYLEMFREQVVKETVEKLEQRLQEKLVLQKPPLGSAPSDVSMPISEETLFLPENQFSWHIACSHCQKRIVGVRYQCSLCPSYNICEGCEAGPYTHDINHVLLKLRRPVAISSEPFFYSKYSTPRLPVALEQVRLQKQVDKNFVKAEKQRLRAEKKQRKAEVKELKKQLKLHRKIHLWNSIHGLQSPKSPLGRPESLQPSTTLMLPLQPCAPVMPTLSAAFVDENLPDGTHLQPGTKFIKHWRMKNTGNVKWNTDTKLKFMWGNLTLASTEKKDVLVPCLKAGHIGVVSVEFIAPTLEGTYTSHWRLSHKGQQFGPRVWCSIIVDPFPSSESPDTVEGDGLSSSKADDFTCEQEEAFLLAEEEIPLGEVAKQIEGTGASAPQKTQHAASERGLYIPSVDLLTAQDLLSFELLDINIVQELERVPHNTPVDMTPCMSPLPHDSPLIEKPGLGQIQEESEGAGCKAPPGFVCLSDPTVSSKRKTETPAAVEETEEDLSGTQFVCETVIRSLTLDAAPDHNPPYRQRSPQRELQLYSTEEQQPLALPGFCRKDSSLKFALPEGGPRGDEREEIVHIVEEEVVEEEEEVQDEEVQSQSSASSEDYIIILPECFDTSRPLGDSMYSSALSQPGLERGAEGEPGIESGQEPAEARERLPERESQPQEQSIRDSLTTSQPLDMVPLVPEVAGLPAALSRSAPCGQYEPSGVDSPVTMEEVPPVPDPIRGAHRF
- the Nbr1 gene encoding next to BRCA1 gene 1 protein isoform X4; this encodes MEPQVTLNVTFKNETQSFLVSDPENTTWADVEAMVKVSFDLNTIQIKYLDEENEEISINSQGEYEEALKMANIKQGNQLQMQVHERRHERRHERRRVVDEATPKTVEKQGAAKAGKKPLAHYSSLVKVVGSDMKTTEEPTAEPCSPAPCGTEQHQDQPPDWFTSYLEMFREQVVKETVEKLEQRLQEKLVLQKPPLGSAPSDVSMPISEETLFLPENQFSWHIACSHCQKRIVGVRYQCSLCPSYNICEGCEAGPYTHDINHVLLKLRRPVAISSEPFFYSKYSTPRLPVALEQVRLQKQVDKNFVKAEKQRLRAEKKQRKAEVKELKKQLKLHRKIHLWNSIHGLQSPKSPLGRPESLQPSTTLMLPLQPCAPVMPTLSAAFVDENLPDGTHLQPGTKFIKHWRMKNTGNVKWNTDTKLKFMWGNLTLASTEKKDVLVPCLKAGHIGVVSVEFIAPTLEGTYTSHWRLSHKGQQFGPRVWCSIIVDPFPSSESPDTVEGDGLSSSKADDFTCEQEEAFLLAEEEIPLGEVAKQIEGTGASAPQKTQHAASERGLYIPSVDLLTAQDLLSFELLDINIVQELERVPHNTPVDMTPCMSPLPHDSPLIEKPGLGQIQEESEGAGCKAPPGFVCLSDPTVSSKRKTETPAAVEETEEDLSGTQFVCETVIRSLTLDAAPDHNPPYRQRSPQRELQLYSTEEQQPLALPGFCRKDSSLKFALPEGGPRGDEREEIVHIVEEEVVEEEEEVQDEEVQSQSSASSEDYIIILPECFDTSRPLGDSMYSSALSQPGLERGAEGEPGIESGQEPAEARERLPERESQPQEQSIRDSLTTSQPLDMVPLVPEVAGLPAALSRSAPCGQYEPSGVDSPVTMEEVPPVPDPIRGEPRGSTGLANSRQRSCDHSSPSFLKIRPQP